A genomic segment from Glycine max cultivar Williams 82 chromosome 1, Glycine_max_v4.0, whole genome shotgun sequence encodes:
- the LOC100798428 gene encoding uncharacterized protein encodes MSSDHYTFDVSYQRHASPDNMISYDGNGNLVFFTDPQGNFNSSLDPFPPSFCSFSSQENPVQPLSNIKGEFRSFSSLYGSEVTSEECQMGVDYTYNQQFLSQSQTCHGSESASKLIHRSFSCTSFDGKPGFPFEPHPDTLMDFQCHALNSPENTFFAAQMRRVCSTGDLQNMKSTDMSQKGSPLLEEANFKVGRYSAEERKEKISKYRAKRSQRKFNKIIKYACRKTLADNRTRIRGRFARNDEISEIPKAPCSSSTTEEYEDEFWVEFIEGLNEEVMA; translated from the exons ATGTCTTCTGATCACTATACTTTTGACGTTTCTTACCAAAGACATGCAAGCCCAGACAACATGATCTCCTATGATGGAAATGGAAATCTTGTGTTTTTCACTGACCCTCAAGGGAATTTTAACAGTTCTCTTGACCCTTTTCCCCCTTCTTTCTGCTCTTTTTCTTCTCAGGAAAACCCTGTGCAGCCTCTGTCTAATATAAAGGGTGAGTTTAGAAGCTTCTCTTCTTTGTATGGCTCCGAAGTGACGAGTGAGGAATGCCAAATGGGTGTGGATTATACCTATAATCAGCAATTTCTTTCTCAATCTCAAACTTGTCATGGTTCTGAAAGTGCATCAAAGTTAATACATAGGAGCTTCAGCTGTACCTCTTTTGATGGGAAGCCTGGTTTCCCCTTTGAACCTCACCCTGACACTCTCATGGACTTTCAATGCCATGCTTTGAACTCCCCTGAAAACACTTTCTTCGCAGCACAAATGAGGAGAGTGTGCAGTACAGGAGACTTGCAG AACATGAAATCAACAGATATGTCTCAAAAAGGGAGCCCCTTGTTGGAGGAAGCAAACTTCAAAGTAGGGCGTTATAGTgctgaagaaagaaaagaaaaaatctctAAGTACAGAGCCAAGAGAAGCCAGAGGAAGTTCAACAAGATAATTAAG TATGCATGCCGAAAGACACTAGCCGACAATCGAACCCGCATACGTGGCAGATTCGCACGCAACGACGAAATCAGCGAGATTCCGAAAGCTCCTTGCTCAAGTTCAACCACAGAAGAATATGAAGACGAGTTCTGg GTTGAATTCATTGAAGGATTAAATGAGGAGGTCATGGCTTAA
- the LOC100798959 gene encoding uncharacterized protein → MASQQHIEKMQLRQNFRNLWHSDLLSTIQADTPYCCFSLWCAPCVSYLLRKRALYDDMSRYTCCAGYMPCSGRCGESKCPELCLGAEVVCCFGNSVASTRFLLQDEFNIQTTQCDNCIIAFMFVLQQLACIFSIIALIVGNSEIRQASQLLSCLADFVYCTVCACMQTQHKIEMDKRDGKFGPQSVMGVPPVQQMSRFDQAVPPFVGY, encoded by the exons ATGGCCTCACAACAACACATCGAGAAGATGCAGCTCCGCCAGAACTTCCGCAATCTCTGGCACTCTGATCTTTTGAGTACAATTCAAGCTGACACCCCTT ATTGTTGCTTTTCTCTGTGGTG TGCACCGTGTGTATCATATCTGCTCCGCAAACGAGCTCTTTACGATGATATGTCAAG ATACACATGTTGTGCTGGTTACATGCCCTGCAGTGGTCGGTGTGGAGAAAGTAAATGTCCTGAACTCTGCCTTGGTGCGGAg GTTGTCTGCTGTTTTGGAAATTCAGTGGCCTCAACTCGATTTCTGTTACAAGATGAATTTAATATTCAAACTACGCAATGTGATAATTGCATTAtt GCTTTCATGTTTGTCCTTCAACAACTTGCCtgcatattttctattattgCTTTAATTGTGGGAAATAGTGAAATTCGACAGGCTTCTCAATTGCTATCTTGTTTGGCTGACTTTGTCTACTGCAC GGTGTGTGCTTGCATGCAG ACTCAGCATAAGATTGAAATGGACAAACGCGATGGGAAATTTGGACCCCAATCAGTAATGGGTGTTCCCCCTGTTCAACAAATGTCACGCTTTGATCAGGCAGTCCCCCCTTTTGTTGGGTATTGA
- the LOC100799478 gene encoding brassinosteroid-responsive RING protein 1: MGFPVGYTELVMPKVFLQVLSVLGFIRRLITILLCYMGFHDFFESDIAGPERAVSAVLMREILPVVKFSEMEMAVEAAESCAVCLYEFEGEDEIRRLTNCRHIFHRGCLDRWMGYDQRTCPLCRTPFIPHHMQAAFYYNHH, translated from the coding sequence ATGGGATTTCCAGTGGGGTACACAGAATTGGTGATGCCCAAGGTGTTTCTGCAGGTGCTATCGGTATTGGGGTTCATCAGGAGACTCATCACAATCCTCTTGTGCTACATGGGCTTCCACGATTTCTTCGAATCCGACATTGCGGGGCCGGAGAGGGCGGTGTCGGCGGTGCTGATGAGGGAAATCCTGCCGGTGGTGAAGTTCTCGGAGATGGAGATGGCGGTGGAGGCGGCGGAGAGCTGCGCGGTGTGCCTGTACGAGTTCGAGGGAGAGGACGAGATCAGACGGCTGACGAACTGTCGCCACATATTCCACAGAGGGTGTCTGGACCGTTGGATGGGGTACGATCAAAGAACGTGCCCCCTGTGTCGGACACCCTTCATACCCCACCATATGCAAGCTGCATTCTATTACAATCATCACTAG
- the LOC100800012 gene encoding phosphoglycerate mutase-like protein AT74H, translating to MAVLPFSYSGFPTLSLPLSQQKRLKTKPNSNTNTCSLIQCCHNQTEPIELNGQARFPEKNPHINPAAAVPPRPRRIILVRHGESEGNVDESVYTRIPDPKISLTEKGKVQAEECGKRIKQMIENDHDQHWQVYFYVSPYRRTLQTLQHLARPFQRSRIAGFREEPRIREQDFGNFQNREKMRVEKALRQRYGRFFYRFPDGESAADVYDRITGFRETLRTDINIGRYQPPGEKKTDMNLVIVSHGLTLRVFLMRWYKWTVQQFESLNNMGNGNMLVMEKGFGGRYSLLMHHGEEELRRFGLTDEMLIDQEWHKFAKPADLNYDCPMVNSFFPHLSEEACRYG from the exons ATGGCTGTGTTACCTTTCTCATACTCAGGATTTCCCACTCTATCTCTCCCGTTATCTCAACAAAAACGGCTTAAAACGAAACCAAATTCCAACACAAACACATGCTCACTAATCCAATGCTGCCACAACCAAACAGAACCAATCGAACTAAATGGCCAAGCCAGATTTCCAGAGAAGAATCCTCACATCAACCCTGCCGCTGCAGTTCCACCAAGGCCTCGAAGGATAATCCTTGTTAGACACGGAGAGAGTGAAGGAAACGTGGATGAGAGCGTGTACACAAGGATACCTGATCCAAAGATATCCCTCACTGAGAAAGGAAAGGTCCAAGCAGAGGAATGTGGTAAAAGGATTAAGCAAATGATTGAGAATGACCATGACCAACATTGGCAGGTTTACTTCTACGTCTCTCCATATAGAAGGACCCTTCAAACCTTGCAGCACCTCGCTCGTCCTTTTCAACGCTCAAGAATCGCTGGCTTCAGAGAAGAGCCTCGCATTCGAGAACAAGATTTCG GGAATTTTCAAAACAGAGAAAAGATGAGAGTGGAAAAGGCATTACGCCAGCGTTATGGTCGTTTCTTTTACCGATTTCCAGATGGAGAATCCGCGGCTGATGTATATGATAGAATAAcag GATTCAGAGAAACGCTGAGAACAGATATTAACATTGGACGGTATCAGCCACCTGGGGAGAAAAAAACAGACATGAACTTGGTCATTGTGTCTCACGGACTAACACTTCGAGTTTTTCTGATGAGGTGGTACAAATGGACGGTTCAACAGTTCGAGAGTCTCAACAACATGGGAAATGGAAATATGCTTGTCATGGAAAAGGGTTTTGGTGGAAG GTATAGCTTACTGATGCATCATGGAGAAGAGGAACTGAGACGGTTTGGATTGACTGATGAAATGTTGATTGATCAGGAGTG GCATAAATTTGCAAAGCCTGCTGATCTGAATTACGATTGTCCAATGGTCAATTCCTTCTTTCCCCACCTCAGTGAAGAAGCATGCAGGTACGGTTAA
- the LOC100800542 gene encoding homeobox protein BEL1 homolog produces MARQPCDDKSSSGFCYSDVSSGNPTMLVNQIQGFVSDPEMYNLTTGMEMIGFPKSDTNAVMWRSFIPKPGPSSSKTINDNSTTFYHHDYNNKHADFTPAGNISQTSADNLIVGSHDSASWQDNINNNNNSSRFDDSSLRCVFPCETNERPSQGLSLSLSSTNPSSIGLQSFELRQTGQHLDFVSSSSRDGFFGKPVSLQQQQMVSQDGYVSSNSKVASVYQQGHFLVKNSKFLVPAQDLLNEFCSLDAKQSDLGKPTKSLNKKQWEEENNGIGSSKKHSLTSLEFVELQKRKTKLLSMLEEVDRRYKHYRNQMKSVVSSFEAVAGNGAATVYSALALKAMSRHFRCLKDGIMAQIQATRKAMGEKDPVAPGTTRGETPRLKVIDQTLRQQRAFQQMSMMETHPWRPQRGLPERAVSVLRAWLFEHFLHPYPSDVDKHILARQTGLSRGQVSNWFINARVRLWKPMVEEMYLEEVKDPENNIASSEGATDQDNDINPNNVEYPPPPSSSRSEDQKPSLVRIDSECASSIINNHSTPDNKNDPKGHEQCFGSVELDFSSYTHHSSGIVSYGSNDQNGNNNQSGVSLTLGLQQHGVSLAFPPATQSSLYYPRDQIEDCQPVQYSLFDGEGQNLPYRNLMGAQLLHDLAG; encoded by the exons atggcTCGACAACCTTGTGATGACAAATCATCATCTGGATTCTGCTACTCTGATGTGTCATCGGGAAATCCAACGATGTTGGTGAATCAGATCCAAGGCTTTGTGTCAGACCCGGAGATGTACAACCTAACCACAGGCATGGAAATGATAGGGTTTCCAAAGAGTGACACCAACGCTGTCATGTGGAGAAGTTTCATCCCCAAACCGGGTCCTTCCTCTTCCAAAACCATCAACGATAATTCCACAACTTTCTACCACCACGACTACAACAACAAGCATGCAGATTTCACACCAGCTGGGAATATTTCTCAAACAAGTGCCGATAATCTAATCGTGGGAAGTCATGATTCAGCCTCGTGGCAagacaacatcaacaacaacaataacagcaGCAGGTTTGATGATTCTTCTCTAAGGTGTGTGTTTCCTTGTGAAACCAACGAAAGGCCTAGCCAAGGTCTTTCACTCTCTCTTAGTTCAACCAACCCTTCCTCTATCGGGTTGCAATCTTTTGAGCTAAGACAAACAGGCCAACATCTTGATTTTGTTTCGTCGAGTTCCAGAGATGGGTTCTTTGGAAAACCAGTTTCTCTTCAACAGCAACAGATGGTATCACAAGATGGGTATGTGAGTTCTAATTCTAAAGTTGCAAGCGTTTATCAACAAGGACATTTCCTGGTGAAGAACTCCAAGTTCTTGGTGCCTGCACAAGACCTTCTCAACGAGTTTTGTAGCCTTGACGCAAAGCAAAGCGACTTGGGAAAGCCAACAAAATCGTTGAATAAGAAGCAGTGGGAAGAGGAAAATAACGGTATCGGTTCCTCGAAGAAGCATTCTCTGACCTCTCTAGAGTTCGTGGAGTTGCAGAAGAGAAAGACAAAGCTGCTTTCGATGCTGGAAGAG GTTGACAGAAGGTACAAGCACTACCGCAATCAGATGAAGAGCGTGGTGTCGTCGTTCGAAGCGGTGGCGGGGAATGGTGCTGCCACGGTGTACTCAGCTTTGGCGTTGAAAGCCATGTCGAGACATTTCAGGTGTTTGAAGGATGGGATTATGGCGCAGATTCAAGCAACAAGAAAAGCCATGGGAGAGAAAGACCCAGTTGCACCAGGCACAACAAGGGGCGAAACGCCAAGGCTCAAAGTTATTGACCAAACACTGAGGCAACAAAGGGCGTTTCAGCAAATGAGCATGATGGAAACCCATCCTTGGAGACCCCAACGTGGCCTTCCTGAGCGAGCTGTTTCAGTTCTTCGGGCTTGGCTCTTTGAGCATTTTCTCCATCC GTACCCAAGCGATGTtgataaacatattttagcaCGCCAAACCGGTCTCTCGAGAGGACAG GTTTCGAATTGGTTTATTAATGCAAGGGTGAGACTATGGAAGCCAATGGTGGAGGAAATGTACTTGGAGGAAGTGAAGGACCCTGAAAACAACATAGCTTCCTCAGAAGGGGCTACTGATCAAGACAATGATATAAACCCAAATAATGTTGAATACCCTCCACCTCCTTCTTCATCACGATCAGAGGATCAGAAGCCATCTCTGGTTCGAATTGACTCCGAgtgtgcatcctccatcatcaacaaccacagtACCCCAGATAACAAAAACGACCCAAAGGGCCACGAACAGTGCTTTGGGTCAGTGGAGCTTGATTTTTCATCATACACACACCACTCCTCGGGTATAGTTTCTTACGGAAGTAATGATCAGAATGGGAACAACAACCAGAGTGGGGTGTCTTTGACGCTAGGGTTACAGCAACATGGGGTGAGCCTAGCGTTCCCGCCAGCAACACAGAGTTCACTGTACTATCCAAGGGACCAAATTGAAGATTGTCAACCAGTTCAGTACTCTCTTTTCGATGGTGAAGGACAAAACCTGCCTTACAGGAATTTGATGGGAGCACAGCTTCTACATGACTTGGCAGggtag